The following proteins are encoded in a genomic region of Sparus aurata chromosome 23, fSpaAur1.1, whole genome shotgun sequence:
- the tsen54 gene encoding tRNA-splicing endonuclease subunit Sen54: protein MYRTGRRCPVNMADHNKRDTEGEFFSEVLSPSELFAARSRSHKIPVRGQKDFFPDDSDEQRQRLEQSLNEHWSLISEERVERLGNLVKATWLQSEQIVELQSPAGKFWQTMGFSANGKQNLLPEEALYLMECGNLQVFYQNLPLSIQDGYEKFLSSSTVSLQQYQVFAHLKRLGYVVHRFDPSLEPSSYARQLNLPQSRDRAVKQLKRKRSASPTATSSHTEVQETPTADRMEEDECGRDGEEDKKPPESPLTASAGTAAASSDEGGGRTWWMTDDLGERSDHKPASGRSRWHFSSIPFPDLGSRGSSSSCLVPPDSSLLPGSVAVGVCDIAPWRRRINLREVKMSSKERRREEDKRRRRWDINRDREVRRCRNWAEYRELLARREGRPKGRPAHLWNREVTPLHDPRQPIPTKELLDKLSVIKSTHLLEEASSIKGSDEWRICFNVYQPDTVADFKKSNPGKPYSRMCVCSFDGPVPDLRAIKLLTYQSGDVPVVLAVVDHGDISFYTFKDFHLPTDVFS, encoded by the exons ATGTACAGGACAGGACGGCGCTGCCCGGTAAACATGGCGGACCATAACAAGAGAGACACGGAGGGGGAGTTCTTCAGCGAAGTATTAAG CCCGTCTGAACTGTTTGCAGCCCGGTCCAGGAGTCACAAGATCCCAGTCCGAGGTCAGAAGGATTTCTTCCCCGATGACTCAGACGAGCAAAGACAGCGGCTCGAGCAGAGTCTGAACGAGCACTGGAGCCTCATatcagaggagagagtggagagaCT aGGAAACCTGGTGAAGGCCACATGGCTTCAAAGTGAGCAGATAGTGGAGCTTCAGTCTCCTGCT GGGAAGTTTTGGCAGACGATGGGCTTTTCTGCCAACGGCAAACAGAATCTCCTCCCTGAAGAGGCTCTCTACCTGATGGAGTGT GGGAACCTGCAGGTGTTCTACCAGAACCTGCCGCTGTCCATCCAGGACGGCTACGAGAAGTTTCTGTCCTCGAGCACAGTGAGCCTCCAGCAGTATCAG GTGTTCGCACATTTGAAGAGGCTCGGCTACGTGGTGCACAGATTCGATCCCAG TTTGGAGCCGTCGTCCTACGCGAGGCAGCTGAACCTGCCGCAGTCACGTGACCGAGCGGTGAAACAGCTGAAGAGGAAGCGCAGCGCCAGCCCCACCGCAACATCCAG TCATACAGAAGTACAGGAAACACCCACAGCTGACAGAATGGAGGAAGATGAATGTGGCCGTGATGGTGAAGAGGATAAAAAACCTCCTGAATCGCCCTTGACGGCGTCTGCAGGGACTGCTGCAGCTTCCTCGGATGAAGGCGGGGGCAGGACCTGGTGGATGACGGACGATCTCGGGGAGCGATCGGATCACAAGCCCGCCTCTGGTCGCTCACGCTGGCACTTCAGCTCCATCCCTTTCCCTGACCTGGGCTCCAGGGggagctcctccagctgcctGGTCCCTCCAgactcctctctgctccctggGTCTGTGGCTGTGGGAGTCTGTGACATCGCCCCCTGGAGGCGGAGGATAAACCTGCGGGAGGTGAAGATGTCCTCGAAGgagcggaggagggaggaggacaagCGAAGGCGCCGGTGGGACatcaacagagacagagag GTTCGGCGCTGCAGAAACTGGGCGGAGTATCGGGAGCTCCTGGCGAGGCGGGAGGGGAGACCTAAAGGCCGACCAGCTCACCTGTGGAACAGAGAGGTCACTCCTCTACATGACCCCAGACAACCAATCCCCACTA aggagctgctggataAACTGAGTGTGATAAAATCGACACATCTGCTGGAGGAAGCATCCAg TATAAAAGGTTCAGACGAGTGGAGGATTTGTTTCAATGTTTACCAGCCGGATACGGTGGCCGACTTCAAGAAGAGCAACCCGGGGAAACCTTACTcccgcatgtgtgtgtgcag TTTCGACGGCCCCGTCCCCGACCTGCGAGCCATCAAGCTCCTGACCTACCAGAGTGGAGACGTCCCGGTGGTGTTGGCCGTGGTCGACCACGGAGACATCTCCTTCTACACCTTTAAAGACTTCCACCTGCCCACTGACGTGTTCTCGTGA
- the LOC115574773 gene encoding 5-hydroxytryptamine receptor 3A has translation MSAPRILVFVALIGVSSSQTASDCSYLSLLQHLNLTATNELLSVMRPVKNWMTPSSVLMDMYMYGILNVDEKSQTVTSHIWVQMGWQNEFLTWNSSDFCGIHTLTIPTSKLWIPDIFIQEDASDSGSTQRSALASATSSGWVMVGARQRLTATCQLRLQMFPFDTQVCNFTFSSMSSDDGSMKLGTFSNDTTLTRLSEHFMVTQGEWQLLHMETFGINVTIHSVTQSKLVYRVKIIRKPLLYLVIFIVPLFYLLVLDLASFFISEGSGEKMSFKVTVLLSISVLLLILKDMLPSTEDKLPMIAIYCVAIFALVGLSVLEAMLISFLFELDGHCDKKEKRCVDAEEEIQLETECHRESAGSVETGPVKPEKSCLPLDGPSGRDLLKRILMEVKEARREIEGREKEKRKPGYYKQVAIIIDSVFFFLYFATVVTFLTFMYIMWVANGL, from the exons ATGTCGGCTCCGAGGATTCTCGTCTTTGTCGCTCTGATTG GTGTTTCCAGCAGTCAGACTGCTTCAGACTGCTCATACTTGAGTCTTCTGCAACACTTAAACCTGACAGCAACTAATGAACTTCTATCAGTCATGCGACCCGTGAAGAACTGGATGACACCCTCCAGTGTTCTGATGGACATGTATATGTACGGTATTTTAAATGTG GATGAGAAGTCTCAGACTGTCACGAGTCACATCTGGGTCCAAATG GGTTGGCAAAATGAATTCCTAACTTGGAATTCTTCTGACTTTTGTGGGATCCACACGCTGACCATTCCGACATCGAAGCTGTGGATCCCTGATATATTCATCCAAGAGga TGCCTCTGACAGTGGGAGTACTCAGAGAAGTGCTCTTGCCAGTGCGACTTCCAGCGGTTGGGTGATGGTTGGCGCCCGTCAGCGCCTCACCGCCACCTGTCAGCTAAGGCTGCAGATGTTCCCCTTCGATACACAAGTCTGTAActtcacattttcatccatgagcagTGACG ATGGCAGTATGAAGCTGGGAACATTCAGCAATGACACGACCCTGACTCGATTGTCTGAGCACTTCATGGTCACACAGGGAGAATGGCAGCTTCTACACATGGAAACTTTCGGGATTAATGTCACCATACACTCTGTGACTCAAAGCAAACTTGTATATAGG GTTAAAATCATCAGGAAGCCGTTGCTTTATTTGGTCATTTTCATCGTGCCCCTGTTCTACCTGCTGGTCCTGGATCTGGCCTCATTCTTCATCAGTGAGGGCAGCGGAGAGAAGATGAGCTTCAAAGTGACCGTCCTGCTCTCCATCTCCGTGTTGCTGCTCATTCTCAAGGACATGCTGCCGTCCACCGAGGACAAGCTGCCGATGATCG CAATCTACTGTGTCGCCATCTTCGCCCTGGTGGGGCTGAGCGTCCTGGAGGCCATGCTGATTTCCTTCTTATTCGAACTCGATGGTCATTGTGACAAGAAGGAGAAAAGATGTGTTGATGCGGAAGAGGAGATTCAGCTGGAAACAGAGTGTCACAGAG AGTCTGCTGGATCTGTGGAGACTGGCCCAGTGAAACCAGAGAAAAGCTGCCTTCCCCTGGACGGGCCGAGCGGTCGCGACCTGCTGAAGAGAATCCTGATGGAAGTGAAGGAAGCTCGGCGGGAAATAGAAGGccgagagaaagaaaagagaaagccTGGATACTACAAACAAGTGGCTATAATCATAGACTCTGTGTTCTTCTTCCTCTATTTTGCTACTGTTGTCACTTTCCTGACGTTCATGTATATCATGTGGGTTGCAAATGGTTTATGA
- the LOC115575647 gene encoding uncharacterized protein LOC115575647: MFSTSIVDTAVQSCGRKVSVVVAIPEPGVGPGKRSISAAERLSICLRFLATGDSYRSIANSFRVGISTVSGIVPAVDSAIWDCLVKDFMAVPTTETWRSIAEQFEERWNFPLCCGALDGKHVVLKAPPNSGSQFFNYKGTFSIVLLAVVDANYRFRVIDVGGFGRTSDGGILANSAFGRALRAGTLHLPADQPLPAAEHRGPQPHCFVADEAFPLLRNLMRPFPGRILPRDKRIFNYRLSRARLVVENAFGILAAQWRMYHRVLDVQPEVAEKCVKATCVLHNFLRMTAQTPGAGGSITGSEVEPLPGLGRVGANNSAREAIRVRETFSAFFSTEGVVPWQHNV, from the exons atgttctccacttccattgttgacacGGCTGTCcagagctgtggccgtaaggtctctgTCGTGgtggcaatccccgaacccggtgttGGACCCGGGAA gcgctCCATCTCAGCCGcggagcgcctgtccatctgtctgag GTTCCTGGCCACAGGAGACTCCTACAGGAGCATTGCCAACAGTTTCCGTGTGGGAATTTCAACGGTTTCTGGCATTGTTCCTGCCGTGGACAGTGCCATCTGGGACTGCCTGGTCAAAGACTTCATGGCTGTGCCCACCACAGAAACCTGGAGGTCGATTGCAGAGCAGTTTGAAGAGAGGTGGaactttcctctctgctgtggagCTCTGGATGGCAAGCATGTGGTGTTGAAGGCCCCTCCCAACTCTGGATCCCAGTTTTTTAATTACAAGGGGACATTCTCGATTGTCCTCTTGGCCGTGGTCGATGCCAATTACCGGTTCAGGGTGATTGATGTCGGGGGCTTCGGGAGAACCAGTGACGGAGGTATCCTGGCTAACTCTGCCTTTGGCCGGGCACTACGTGCTGGAACCCTCCACTTGCCAGCGGACCAGCCTCTACCAGCCGCAGAACACAGAGGACCCCAGCCTCATTGTTTTGTGGCTGATGAAGCGTTCCCACTCCTGAGGAACCTCATGAGGCCATTCCCTGGGCGCATCCTCCCCAGAGACAAGAGGATCTTCAATTACCGTCTGTCCCGGGCCCGGTTGGTGGTGGAGAATGCCTTCGGCATCCTGGCGGCTCAGTGGAGGATGTACCACCGTGTCCTCGATGTCCAGCCGGAAGTGGCAGAGAAGTGCGTGAAGGCGACTTGTGTTCTTCACAACTTCCTGCGCATGACAGCCCAGACACCGGGAGCTGGAGGAAGCATCACAGGGAGTGAGGTGGAGCCACTGCCAGGTCTGGGAAGAGTTGGGGCGAACAACTCGGCGAGAGAGGCCATCAGGGTTCGGGAGACCTTCTCAGCCTTCTTCTCCACGGAGGGAGTGGTCCCGTGGCAGCATAATGTTTAG
- the LOC115576428 gene encoding pentraxin fusion protein-like, with protein sequence MRLPVILFLTAISTVLAGSVTIQTLVFPSETATSYVEIVPMKLLNLKAFTLCMRVATEISIERKTILFAYRTGDFDELNVWRELDGSYSFYLSGGNVSFSVPDLGAMQTHLCVTWDSSSGASAVFMDGRKSLTKIYKKGHTMYSGGNILLGQDPDCYLGKFDAKQSFVGEISDVNMWDSVLSDSTIKDRFFGKREPKGNIFDWETIQLTTNGAVEVVNTEL encoded by the exons ATGAGACTCCCTGTGATACTTTTTCTCACTGCCATCTCCACGGTGTTGGCCG GGAGTGTTACCATCCAGACCCTGGTGTTCCCCTCTGAGACCGCTACCAGTTATGTAGAGATAGTCCCTATGAAACTCCTCAACCTGAAGGCTTTCACTCTGTGCATGCGGGTGGCCACAGAGATCAGCATAGAGCGCAAGACCATCCTGTTTGCGTATCGGACTGGAGACTTTGATGAGCTGAACGTGTGGCGTGAGCTGGACGGCAG cTATTCCTTCTACCTGAGTGGAGGCAATGTTTCCTTCAGTGTCCCTGACCTCGGAGCCATGCAGACCCACCTGTGTGTCACCTGGGATTCAAGTTCAGGTGCATCTGCAGTCTTCATGGACGGGAGGAAAAGCCTGACTAAAATCTACAAGAAGGGTCACACCATGTACTCCGGAGGCAATATCCTCCTCGGGCAAGATCCGGACTGTTACTTGGGTAAATTTGATGCCAAGCAGAGTTTTGTTGGGGAGATCAGTGATGTTAATATGTGGGACTCTGTCCTCTCTGACAGCACGATTAAAGACAGGTTCTTTGGCAAGAGAGAACCAAAAGGGAACATTTTCGACTGGGAAACCATACAGCTTACAACTAATGGGGCGGTAGAGGTTGTTAATACTGAGCTGTAG